A genome region from Octopus bimaculoides isolate UCB-OBI-ISO-001 unplaced genomic scaffold, ASM119413v2 Scaffold_110922, whole genome shotgun sequence includes the following:
- the LOC128251475 gene encoding putative uncharacterized protein DDB_G0271982, whose amino-acid sequence MEREMEENEVRKEKKKRRERKREKEREGGEEKDRRERERERGNELEKRGRQRGRENERERNSKKDEKGRNEVRKREEERKRERERERE is encoded by the exons ATGGaacgagaaatggaagaaaatgaagtgaggaaagaaaagaaaaaa agaagagagaggaagagagagaaagaaagagaggggggagaggaaaaagatagaagagagagagagagagagagagggaacgagctagagaaaagaggaagacagagagggagagaaaacgagagggagagaaatagtaaGAAAGATGAAAAGGGAAGGAATGAAGTaaggaaaagagaggaagaaagaaaaagagagagggaaagagaaagggag